In Mycoavidus cysteinexigens, a genomic segment contains:
- the rlmN gene encoding 23S rRNA (adenine(2503)-C(2))-methyltransferase RlmN: protein MATAETVNLLDFDGPELGAYCANRLGEKPFRAKQLQRWIHQSGVADFDQMTDLAKSLRDKLKVHAVIQPPHILSDHLSADGVRKWLIDVGNGNAVETVFIPETARGTLCISSQAGCAVNCRFCSTGKQGFNRNLSTSEIIGQLWLAEFALRNALPSDQRNAGRADRVITNVVMMGMGEPLLNFNPVVSAMRLMLDDNAYGLSRRRVTLSTSGVVPMMDRLAAELPVALAVSLHAPNDKLRDELVPLNKKYPLRELISACQRYLKTAPRDFITFEYCMLDGVNDEVAHAHELVALVRDVHCKFNLIPFNPFPESGLKRSSAERIRRFAQVLLAAGIVTTIRKTRGDDIDAACGQLAGDVVDRTRLAERNQGKKAKDLAQTTTELSGRTMIEIHPT, encoded by the coding sequence ATGGCAACCGCCGAAACCGTCAACTTACTTGATTTCGATGGGCCTGAGCTGGGCGCTTATTGCGCCAACCGCTTAGGCGAGAAGCCATTTCGCGCCAAGCAATTACAACGCTGGATTCACCAATCTGGCGTAGCTGATTTCGACCAGATGACGGACCTGGCGAAATCATTACGTGACAAACTTAAAGTACATGCAGTGATTCAGCCCCCGCACATTCTAAGCGACCATTTATCGGCCGATGGCGTGCGTAAATGGTTGATTGATGTAGGAAATGGCAATGCGGTCGAGACCGTATTCATTCCTGAGACAGCGCGTGGCACCTTGTGCATTTCATCTCAGGCCGGCTGTGCTGTGAACTGTCGCTTTTGCTCGACAGGTAAGCAAGGCTTTAACCGGAATCTAAGCACGAGCGAAATTATTGGCCAGCTATGGCTAGCGGAATTTGCATTACGCAATGCTTTACCGTCAGATCAGCGCAACGCTGGCCGCGCAGACCGCGTGATTACGAATGTGGTAATGATGGGCATGGGTGAGCCGCTGCTTAATTTTAATCCGGTCGTCAGCGCCATGCGCTTAATGCTTGACGACAATGCTTACGGGCTTTCGCGCCGGCGCGTGACTTTGTCGACTTCCGGCGTGGTGCCAATGATGGATCGGTTAGCGGCGGAATTGCCGGTTGCGCTTGCCGTCTCGTTGCATGCGCCCAATGATAAATTGCGCGATGAACTGGTGCCGTTGAATAAAAAATATCCGTTGCGCGAACTCATTAGCGCATGTCAACGTTATTTGAAAACCGCTCCACGCGATTTCATTACATTTGAGTATTGCATGCTGGATGGGGTGAATGATGAAGTAGCCCATGCGCATGAGCTGGTTGCGCTGGTGCGTGATGTGCACTGTAAATTCAACTTGATTCCTTTTAACCCGTTTCCAGAATCTGGCTTAAAGCGTTCCAGTGCTGAGCGGATTAGGCGCTTTGCGCAAGTTTTGTTGGCGGCTGGCATTGTCACCACCATCCGCAAAACCCGTGGCGACGATATTGATGCGGCCTGCGGTCAGCTCGCAGGCGATGTAGTCGATCGCACACGCCTGGCGGAGCGCAATCAAGGCAAAAAAGCTAAAGACTTGGCACAGACTACAACTGAGCTGAGCGGGCGGACCATGATCGAAATTCATCCGACATAA
- a CDS encoding Bax inhibitor-1/YccA family protein, whose translation MKDDFQSYSFGRNGSITPVATRNRVLRNTYWLLALSMIPSVLGAWLGVSTGFSLLNATSPGLSFILFMAIAFGFMFAIERFKNSGIGVALLLGFTFFMGLMLSRLLSFVLGFSNGASLIMLAFGGTSVIFTVMASIATVSKRDFSGLSKWLFMGVIVLILASIANIWLKLPALMITVSVMATVIFSAYMLFDVQRVVNGGETNYIRAALAIYLDIYNVFANLLMLLGIFGGNRN comes from the coding sequence ATGAAGGACGATTTTCAAAGTTACAGCTTCGGTCGTAATGGAAGCATCACCCCAGTTGCGACCCGCAACCGCGTATTGCGCAATACCTATTGGTTGTTAGCGCTATCCATGATTCCCAGCGTACTTGGCGCCTGGCTTGGCGTAAGCACCGGCTTTTCACTGTTAAACGCAACCAGCCCGGGCCTCAGTTTCATCCTTTTCATGGCGATTGCATTTGGTTTCATGTTTGCAATTGAGCGGTTTAAAAATAGCGGTATCGGCGTCGCCCTGCTGCTTGGCTTCACCTTCTTTATGGGCCTGATGCTTTCACGCCTATTAAGTTTCGTGCTGGGCTTTTCAAATGGCGCGTCGTTAATCATGCTGGCTTTTGGCGGCACAAGCGTTATTTTTACCGTAATGGCGTCGATTGCGACAGTTTCAAAACGGGATTTTTCCGGCCTTAGCAAATGGCTATTTATGGGCGTGATTGTGCTAATCCTAGCGTCAATCGCGAATATTTGGCTTAAACTACCCGCTTTGATGATCACCGTATCCGTCATGGCGACTGTGATTTTTTCCGCTTATATGCTGTTTGACGTGCAGCGGGTCGTGAATGGCGGCGAAACGAATTACATTAGAGCCGCTTTGGCGATCTATCTAGATATCTATAATGTGTTTGCGAATTTGTTAATGCTGCTCGGCATCTTTGGCGGGAATAGAAACTAG
- the ndk gene encoding nucleoside-diphosphate kinase, with amino-acid sequence MALERTLSIIKPDAVAKDVIGQIYSRFENAGLKIIAARMAHLSREQAEQFYSVHKERPFFKALVDFMVSGPIMIQVLEGDNAIAKNRDLMGATDPQKADKGTIRADFADNIDANAVHGSDGPDTARAEIGFFFPGINLHSR; translated from the coding sequence ATGGCGCTTGAACGCACCTTGTCAATTATTAAACCGGATGCCGTCGCCAAGGATGTAATTGGCCAGATTTATAGTCGTTTTGAAAATGCTGGGCTGAAAATCATCGCTGCTCGGATGGCGCATTTGTCACGTGAGCAAGCGGAGCAATTTTATAGCGTGCATAAGGAGCGCCCGTTTTTTAAAGCGCTGGTTGACTTCATGGTATCGGGGCCGATTATGATTCAGGTGCTTGAAGGTGACAATGCAATCGCCAAGAACCGTGATTTAATGGGCGCGACCGATCCGCAAAAAGCGGATAAAGGCACCATCCGCGCAGATTTTGCCGATAACATTGATGCAAATGCTGTGCATGGCTCTGATGGCCCAGATACCGCGCGTGCAGAAATCGGTTTTTTCTTCCCAGGAATCAACCTTCATTCACGTTAA
- the hflK gene encoding FtsH protease activity modulator HflK: MTKPISRIKTLLSGGWFLVAYQQTQMSFKSLQGQKLKLDGAVNSRHQPPDLEELWRDFNRRLSRLLGLKESGSGGRGPWGGKNGRYYQIGLGCALALALWLGSGVYIVGEDQAGVISQLGKYKYTTASAGLHWHLPYPFQSSALVDLKPVQPIEIGSKNSSGAKSSPMLTQDGKLVEARFTVQYQINDAYAFLFNNVDAQISIGQAGEAAARAVLSQLKLDDLLSRNQETTGFELKQKLQKMLDLYHSGIHVKDVTMQTIRLPAQIQAAFDEALKVTQENERQNKQAEAYSHEILTRARADVAQMVNEAEGHKARVIAQAQGDAERFKQVLAEYSKAPAVVREHMYLETMQQIYAAATKVLIENKTAQNLIYLPLDKLLANNAPPKSTAPDASPSNGVAATTNPPAGTTHTAGQPAPALAKDRAPETSSTPAAGADPTRLREMLRTRDRNDDGR; this comes from the coding sequence ATGACGAAGCCAATTAGCCGCATTAAAACTCTACTGAGCGGTGGGTGGTTTTTAGTTGCGTATCAGCAAACACAAATGAGCTTTAAAAGTTTGCAAGGACAAAAACTGAAACTCGATGGGGCAGTGAATAGTCGCCATCAGCCCCCCGATTTAGAGGAGCTTTGGCGCGATTTCAACCGTCGTTTAAGCCGCTTGCTTGGACTGAAAGAGTCGGGCAGCGGCGGGCGCGGTCCGTGGGGCGGAAAAAATGGCCGTTACTATCAGATTGGGCTGGGATGCGCTCTGGCGCTTGCGCTTTGGCTCGGCAGTGGGGTTTATATCGTAGGCGAGGATCAGGCAGGTGTGATTAGTCAGCTTGGGAAATATAAATATACCACTGCTTCGGCCGGCCTCCACTGGCATTTGCCTTATCCATTTCAGTCTTCAGCATTGGTTGATTTGAAGCCTGTGCAACCGATTGAAATCGGCTCCAAGAATTCTTCTGGCGCTAAAAGTTCGCCCATGCTGACGCAGGATGGTAAGCTGGTCGAGGCGCGGTTTACCGTGCAGTATCAGATCAACGATGCCTATGCTTTTCTCTTTAATAATGTCGATGCGCAGATTAGCATTGGGCAGGCAGGTGAGGCTGCGGCTCGGGCGGTTTTGAGCCAACTCAAACTAGACGATCTGCTTTCTCGTAATCAAGAAACAACGGGGTTTGAACTCAAGCAAAAGTTGCAAAAGATGCTTGATCTGTATCACAGCGGTATTCACGTTAAAGACGTGACCATGCAAACCATACGCTTGCCGGCGCAGATACAGGCGGCATTTGACGAGGCGTTAAAAGTGACGCAAGAGAACGAGCGTCAAAATAAGCAGGCTGAAGCATATAGCCACGAAATTCTAACGCGCGCGCGCGCGGATGTGGCGCAGATGGTCAACGAGGCTGAAGGCCATAAAGCACGTGTCATTGCTCAGGCGCAAGGCGATGCAGAGCGTTTTAAGCAAGTGCTTGCCGAATATTCAAAAGCTCCGGCGGTGGTGCGTGAGCATATGTACTTGGAGACAATGCAGCAGATTTATGCCGCTGCGACTAAAGTATTGATAGAGAACAAAACAGCACAGAATCTGATTTATCTACCGCTTGATAAACTCTTGGCAAACAATGCGCCGCCTAAAAGCACCGCGCCTGACGCCAGCCCAAGTAACGGGGTTGCCGCCACGACGAATCCGCCAGCGGGGACAACTCATACGGCTGGGCAGCCAGCGCCAGCGTTAGCTAAAGACCGAGCCCCGGAAACCAGCTCTACGCCTGCGGCAGGCGCAGATCCAACGCGTTTACGCGAGATGCTGCGTACGCGGGACCGCAATGATGATGGACGTTAA
- the der gene encoding ribosome biogenesis GTPase Der → MKPVIALVGRPNVGKSTLFNRLTRSRDALVADFPGLTRDRHYGTGRLGERPYLVVDTGGFEPVVKEGIVQRMAQQTQQAVAEADAVIFIVDAREGMTPQDSLIANYLRKTGRPLCLVVNKAEGMKHSTVVTDFYELGLGQPFAISSAHGEGVHDMVEHALELAYAERSAETEEDDAARGVKIAIVGRPNVGKSTLVNTLLGEERVIAFDMPGTTRDSIYIAFERQGRPYTLIDTAGLRRRGKVFEAVEKFSVVKTLQAIADANVVVLLLDACQDISEQDAHIAGFVIEQGRALVIGVNKWDGLEAYTRERFKAELTRKLQFLDFAKFHFISATKKTGIDPLVHSVDDAYAAAMAKLPTPKLTRTLIEAVEFQQPRRKGRVRPKLRYAHQGGQNPPVIIIHGNALDAITDTYRRYLERKFRETFMLTGTPLRVEFRSSHNPYIEKK, encoded by the coding sequence ATGAAACCAGTGATTGCCTTGGTAGGGCGCCCCAATGTCGGGAAATCTACTTTATTTAACCGCCTGACCCGCTCGCGAGATGCGCTGGTGGCGGATTTCCCCGGCCTCACGCGAGACCGTCATTACGGCACTGGTCGCCTAGGTGAACGGCCCTATTTGGTGGTTGATACGGGGGGCTTCGAGCCGGTTGTCAAAGAGGGCATCGTACAGCGCATGGCGCAACAGACGCAGCAAGCGGTGGCTGAAGCAGATGCAGTTATTTTTATCGTAGATGCGCGGGAAGGGATGACACCGCAGGATAGTTTGATTGCTAATTATCTGCGTAAAACTGGGCGGCCCTTGTGTTTAGTGGTGAATAAAGCCGAAGGGATGAAACATAGTACGGTGGTTACCGATTTCTATGAACTTGGCTTGGGCCAACCTTTTGCTATTTCATCGGCGCATGGCGAGGGCGTGCACGATATGGTAGAGCACGCCTTAGAGCTGGCTTATGCTGAGCGCAGCGCTGAAACTGAGGAGGACGATGCAGCGCGTGGCGTCAAAATCGCCATTGTCGGGCGTCCGAATGTAGGCAAATCGACGCTGGTGAATACCTTGCTGGGTGAAGAGCGCGTCATTGCATTTGATATGCCTGGCACCACCCGCGATTCAATCTACATCGCTTTTGAGCGGCAGGGGCGGCCTTATACGCTGATTGATACGGCAGGCTTGCGGCGGCGTGGCAAAGTGTTTGAAGCCGTTGAAAAATTTTCCGTGGTTAAAACTTTGCAAGCGATTGCTGATGCGAACGTGGTTGTGCTTTTGCTGGATGCATGTCAAGATATTAGCGAGCAAGACGCGCATATTGCAGGTTTTGTGATTGAGCAAGGGCGAGCGTTAGTCATTGGCGTAAATAAATGGGATGGGCTTGAGGCATATACGCGCGAGCGTTTTAAAGCTGAGTTAACCCGAAAATTACAATTTCTCGATTTCGCTAAGTTTCACTTCATTTCGGCGACAAAAAAAACCGGTATCGATCCACTGGTACATTCAGTTGACGACGCATATGCAGCGGCAATGGCGAAATTGCCAACGCCAAAGTTAACGCGGACGTTGATTGAGGCGGTTGAGTTTCAGCAGCCGCGTCGCAAGGGGCGGGTGCGCCCGAAGTTGCGCTATGCGCATCAGGGTGGCCAGAATCCGCCAGTTATTATTATTCATGGAAATGCACTTGACGCGATAACCGACACTTATCGGCGTTACCTTGAAAGGAAATTTCGCGAAACCTTTATGTTGACAGGCACGCCATTAAGAGTAGAGTTTCGCTCATCGCACAATCCTTACATTGAGAAGAAATAG
- the hisS gene encoding histidine--tRNA ligase, whose product MTKPNKKIEKLTGVKGMNDILPPDAALWEYFENTAKAALSAYGYQNIRTPIVEQTQLFTRGIGEVTDIVEKEMYSFVDALNGEGLTLRPENTAAVVRSTIEHSLLYDGPKRLWYNGPMFRHERPQRGRYRQFHQLGVEALGFAGPDADAEIILLCQRLWDELGLTDIRLELNSLGQPAERAEHRKALVAYLEQHMELLDGDAKRRLYTNPLRVLDTKQPELQQLVQQAPKLMDFLGAASLAHFDALSQLLKANNIPFTLNPRLVRGLDYYNLTVFEWVTDRLGAQGTVAGGGRYDLLFEQLGGKPTPACGWALGIERVLELLKEDQLAPPPSGCDIYLVHQGEAARSQAFIIAERLRDASFDVILHCSADGASANFKTQMKRADASGAQYAVIIGADEVAQGMVTVKALRKLPEASSHAAQQSIANERLLDYLIDVMVSA is encoded by the coding sequence ATGACAAAACCAAATAAGAAGATTGAAAAACTGACTGGCGTCAAAGGCATGAATGACATCCTGCCGCCGGACGCCGCCCTTTGGGAGTATTTTGAAAATACCGCTAAAGCGGCGCTTAGCGCTTACGGTTATCAAAATATTCGTACGCCAATCGTTGAACAAACGCAGCTTTTCACGCGTGGCATTGGTGAAGTAACGGATATTGTTGAAAAAGAAATGTATAGCTTTGTGGATGCGCTAAATGGCGAAGGCTTGACGCTGCGTCCAGAAAATACGGCGGCGGTAGTGCGCTCAACCATCGAGCATAGTCTGTTATATGATGGTCCTAAACGCTTATGGTATAACGGACCGATGTTTAGGCACGAGCGCCCGCAGCGGGGCCGCTATCGGCAGTTTCACCAGCTTGGCGTGGAAGCGTTAGGTTTTGCTGGCCCCGATGCAGATGCTGAAATTATTTTATTATGTCAGCGCTTATGGGATGAGCTGGGTTTAACCGATATTCGGCTTGAGTTAAACTCGTTAGGCCAGCCCGCGGAACGTGCCGAACATCGTAAAGCGTTAGTGGCTTACTTAGAGCAGCATATGGAGCTGCTGGACGGCGATGCAAAGCGGCGTCTATACACTAATCCATTACGCGTGCTTGATACGAAACAACCTGAGTTGCAACAGCTCGTGCAACAGGCGCCTAAGTTAATGGATTTTCTGGGCGCCGCGTCACTGGCTCATTTTGATGCGCTAAGCCAGTTGCTCAAAGCGAATAATATTCCATTTACGCTCAATCCCCGCCTGGTGCGCGGGCTGGATTATTACAATTTGACGGTTTTTGAGTGGGTCACCGACCGCTTAGGCGCGCAGGGCACAGTGGCCGGGGGCGGGCGTTATGATCTGTTGTTCGAACAGTTGGGCGGCAAGCCTACGCCAGCCTGCGGTTGGGCGCTCGGGATTGAGCGCGTGTTAGAGTTACTGAAGGAAGATCAGCTCGCGCCGCCCCCGTCAGGTTGCGATATTTATCTTGTGCATCAGGGCGAGGCGGCGCGTAGCCAGGCTTTTATTATTGCCGAGCGGCTGCGCGACGCAAGTTTTGATGTCATTTTGCACTGTAGCGCTGATGGCGCGTCGGCGAATTTTAAAACGCAAATGAAGCGCGCTGATGCAAGCGGCGCACAATATGCGGTTATCATTGGCGCGGACGAAGTTGCGCAAGGCATGGTCACCGTCAAGGCTTTGCGCAAGCTGCCTGAAGCCAGTAGCCATGCAGCGCAGCAAAGTATTGCCAACGAGCGTCTGCTTGACTATCTAATTGATGTAATGGTTTCCGCCTAG
- a CDS encoding YfgM family protein: MSYHEEQETLDNLKTWWVRWGNRLIGALLVVLLAGAGWSGWNYWQGRQAAQAARLYEQLQQVVPPSAQTLDKERLARILDDMKKQFGRTPYAQMSALMAAKAFYQAEDSGAAKTQLQWVIEHARDAEYQQIARLRLASILLEEKAYEQGLNLLAEPPKDTFKALYADRRGDLFAAQGKRDDARQAYKDALQLLTADNLNNGPIHRLVQLKLDALGG, from the coding sequence ATGAGTTATCATGAAGAACAGGAAACACTCGACAATCTGAAAACCTGGTGGGTGCGGTGGGGCAATAGGTTGATTGGCGCATTGTTAGTGGTACTGCTGGCCGGAGCTGGCTGGAGCGGCTGGAACTACTGGCAAGGCCGCCAGGCCGCCCAGGCCGCGCGCCTTTATGAACAGTTGCAACAAGTTGTGCCGCCGTCTGCTCAGACGCTCGACAAAGAGCGCCTGGCGCGTATCCTCGACGATATGAAAAAGCAGTTTGGGCGTACCCCATATGCGCAGATGAGTGCTCTGATGGCAGCCAAAGCGTTCTATCAAGCAGAGGATAGCGGAGCGGCTAAAACCCAATTGCAATGGGTGATTGAGCATGCGCGCGATGCTGAATATCAGCAAATTGCACGTTTGCGCTTGGCGTCAATTTTGCTTGAGGAAAAAGCCTATGAGCAAGGCTTAAATTTGCTTGCCGAGCCCCCAAAAGATACCTTCAAAGCGCTCTATGCGGATCGTCGCGGTGATTTATTCGCGGCCCAGGGCAAACGTGATGATGCGCGCCAAGCCTATAAAGACGCCTTGCAGTTGCTCACGGCGGATAATCTAAACAATGGCCCGATCCACCGCTTAGTCCAACTCAAGCTTGATGCATTGGGCGGCTAA
- a CDS encoding helix-turn-helix domain-containing protein — protein sequence MSKQDEQSLKTESAASLPATPVAVTGTAWTADDSSARVAGEQLAQLRTAKGWLIEEVAARLKVPAAKVRALEAGELEHLPEVTFAIGVMRSYAKILGTDPQPLVDALRRASAQDSPNLATLGGRGRMPQQKRSQLTAWQAKRKRYPWLWGVGILVLAAAALFAYRYDDIIGHESEPRLSETEPNPSVSEVATGVGPERLDLASQATPGVAAPSPNLNAPANLLGATVPATTARGQINPATLRIKVSQNNWISVSQHDGQQVYANTLQAGDERTLQGTPPFKLVIGNVAGLETIELDGKRIEAAKYMGGRQNVARFELP from the coding sequence ATGAGCAAGCAAGACGAGCAGTCTTTGAAGACTGAAAGTGCAGCATCATTGCCGGCTACTCCGGTTGCGGTGACAGGTACAGCATGGACTGCCGATGATAGTTCTGCGCGGGTTGCCGGCGAGCAACTTGCTCAATTACGTACAGCTAAAGGCTGGTTGATTGAAGAGGTTGCCGCTCGGCTTAAAGTGCCGGCCGCCAAAGTGCGCGCGCTTGAAGCGGGTGAACTGGAACATTTGCCAGAAGTGACTTTTGCGATTGGCGTTATGCGTAGTTATGCAAAAATTCTCGGCACTGATCCGCAACCTTTAGTCGATGCTTTGCGTCGCGCTAGCGCTCAAGATTCTCCTAATCTTGCGACGTTAGGCGGGCGCGGGCGGATGCCGCAGCAAAAGCGCAGCCAACTGACGGCCTGGCAAGCTAAACGTAAACGTTATCCATGGTTGTGGGGCGTGGGCATATTGGTTTTGGCGGCGGCAGCGCTGTTCGCGTATCGCTATGACGATATAATTGGACACGAATCTGAGCCCCGGTTGTCTGAAACTGAGCCGAATCCATCCGTAAGCGAGGTAGCGACAGGCGTTGGCCCTGAGCGTTTAGATTTAGCGAGTCAAGCGACGCCGGGCGTTGCAGCCCCAAGCCCCAACTTAAATGCGCCAGCCAATCTACTGGGGGCCACGGTGCCGGCCACGACGGCGCGTGGCCAGATCAACCCGGCAACCCTGCGCATTAAAGTTTCGCAAAATAACTGGATTAGCGTGAGCCAGCACGATGGTCAGCAAGTGTATGCAAATACGTTGCAGGCAGGCGATGAACGGACTCTGCAAGGGACGCCGCCATTCAAGCTTGTAATTGGCAATGTAGCTGGGCTAGAGACAATAGAATTGGATGGTAAACGGATCGAGGCAGCCAAATATATGGGTGGGCGCCAAAACGTTGCACGTTTTGAGTTACCGTAG
- the bamB gene encoding outer membrane protein assembly factor BamB, which translates to MTHSLRWLFYPCACILAALLFTACSSSKDLRRVPTPLAEMTPTLGVERIWKASIGKGGRYLFQPFAFEDVVYAAGANGVVAKFDAHSGQTLWRTQLDTELSAGVGGDGAVVAVASLNGTVYLLNADGKLLWQAQARGEILTPPLVGQGKVFVRTTDSRIIAFDLASGAQQWVFYNRAPLLNLRTSAGMTFAGTGALLAGFADGSLAVLNLANGLPYWQTPVAYPSGVTEVERLNDVAGAPTLVDYQTCAVTFQGRLGCFNVQTGQPLWERPFSSYHGIAQDKTVLVASDDGSVVSLYDAANGELLWQNTKLKNRGLGTPILTGQTIAVGDYRGFVHFLSRAQGDFVARMETDGSAINTQPVLVKHTLIVQTRNGNLYAFRPK; encoded by the coding sequence ATGACGCATTCACTTCGCTGGCTGTTTTACCCTTGCGCTTGCATATTGGCGGCGCTGTTATTTACGGCGTGTTCCTCATCTAAAGATTTACGGCGCGTGCCTACCCCTCTAGCCGAAATGACCCCGACGCTAGGGGTTGAGCGGATTTGGAAAGCCAGTATCGGCAAGGGCGGGCGTTATTTATTTCAGCCGTTTGCATTCGAGGATGTGGTGTATGCTGCTGGCGCTAATGGTGTGGTGGCTAAATTCGATGCACACAGTGGCCAAACGCTCTGGCGCACCCAGCTTGATACTGAATTATCGGCGGGCGTTGGAGGCGATGGCGCAGTCGTTGCCGTCGCCAGCTTAAATGGTACGGTCTATCTGCTTAACGCAGATGGCAAGCTGCTCTGGCAAGCTCAGGCGCGCGGCGAAATCTTAACTCCGCCGCTAGTCGGGCAGGGTAAAGTATTCGTGCGTACGACAGATAGCCGGATTATTGCTTTCGATCTGGCCAGCGGCGCGCAACAGTGGGTGTTTTATAATCGCGCGCCACTGCTGAACTTGCGCACCAGCGCCGGCATGACATTTGCAGGCACGGGAGCATTGCTCGCTGGTTTTGCAGATGGTTCATTGGCGGTGCTTAACCTGGCTAACGGCCTACCCTATTGGCAAACGCCGGTAGCCTATCCTAGCGGCGTGACCGAGGTCGAGCGCTTAAACGATGTCGCGGGCGCGCCGACTCTAGTTGATTATCAAACTTGCGCAGTAACTTTCCAAGGCCGTTTGGGCTGCTTTAATGTGCAAACTGGACAACCTTTATGGGAGCGGCCATTTTCAAGCTACCATGGGATTGCGCAGGATAAAACCGTCTTGGTGGCCAGCGATGATGGGTCAGTGGTCTCTCTCTATGATGCCGCCAACGGCGAGTTGCTGTGGCAAAACACCAAACTTAAAAATCGTGGCTTAGGAACGCCAATCCTGACAGGTCAGACAATTGCCGTTGGCGATTATCGTGGCTTCGTGCATTTTCTTTCGCGCGCGCAAGGCGATTTTGTCGCGCGGATGGAAACCGATGGCAGCGCAATTAACACGCAGCCGGTGTTAGTTAAACACACCCTCATTGTGCAAACGCGCAATGGCAACTTATATGCATTCCGCCCAAAATGA
- the hfq gene encoding RNA chaperone Hfq, which translates to MSNKGQLLQDPFLNALRKEHVPVSIYLVNGIKLQGNVESFDQYVVLLKNTVTQMVYKHAISTVVPARPVNFAADDEAN; encoded by the coding sequence ATGAGTAACAAAGGGCAGTTATTACAAGACCCGTTTCTGAACGCATTGCGTAAAGAGCACGTGCCAGTATCGATTTACTTAGTGAATGGCATTAAATTACAAGGCAATGTTGAGTCTTTTGACCAGTACGTGGTATTGCTAAAAAATACTGTAACTCAAATGGTATATAAGCACGCAATTTCTACAGTTGTGCCTGCCCGTCCAGTCAATTTCGCTGCAGATGACGAAGCCAATTAG
- the ispG gene encoding flavodoxin-dependent (E)-4-hydroxy-3-methylbut-2-enyl-diphosphate synthase: MQANNTPALAHTPLMGAAARRRSHPVVVRWGEHQVTLGGAAPVCVQSMTNTDTVDAIATAIQIKELAQAGSELVRITVNTPQAAQAVPVIREQLDRMNVAVPLIGDFHYNGHLLLRDYPACAQALSKYRINPGNVGQGAKRDIQFAQMIEVACRYNKVVRIGVNWGSLDQAVLMRIMDDNAQRAEPMSAQSLMVEALLESALSSAERALELGLTANQIVLSCKVSSVQDLIAVYRELGQRCAYALHLGLTEAGMGSRGIVASTAALAILLQAGIGDTIRISLTPEPGAARSKEVTVAREILQALDLRAFAPVVVACPGCGRTTSTFFQTLAAQIQEYLHLKMPLWRTRYPGVEKVKIAVMGCIVNGPGESKHADIGISLPGSGEHPVAPVFIDGKKSVTLRGERIAEEFQQIISDYIERRFGSALAVG; the protein is encoded by the coding sequence ATGCAAGCGAATAACACACCAGCGCTAGCGCATACGCCGCTGATGGGTGCGGCGGCGCGCCGCCGGTCGCATCCGGTCGTGGTGCGTTGGGGCGAGCATCAAGTCACGCTTGGCGGAGCAGCGCCAGTGTGTGTGCAGTCAATGACGAATACGGATACGGTCGATGCAATTGCGACTGCAATCCAAATCAAAGAGCTCGCGCAAGCCGGTTCTGAGTTAGTCCGCATTACTGTCAACACGCCACAGGCGGCCCAGGCGGTGCCGGTGATTCGTGAGCAACTTGATCGAATGAATGTGGCGGTGCCGCTGATCGGCGATTTTCATTATAACGGCCACTTATTGTTGCGCGATTATCCCGCGTGTGCGCAGGCTTTATCAAAGTATCGGATTAATCCGGGCAATGTCGGTCAAGGCGCTAAACGTGATATTCAATTTGCGCAAATGATTGAGGTGGCGTGCCGTTATAATAAAGTTGTGCGGATCGGCGTTAACTGGGGCAGCCTTGATCAGGCTGTATTGATGCGCATAATGGACGATAATGCGCAGCGCGCTGAGCCGATGTCAGCGCAGAGTTTAATGGTTGAAGCATTGCTTGAATCCGCCTTAAGTAGCGCTGAGCGAGCGCTGGAGCTTGGGCTTACAGCTAACCAGATTGTGCTGTCATGCAAAGTCAGTAGCGTGCAGGATTTAATCGCCGTCTATCGTGAGCTTGGGCAACGCTGTGCGTATGCTCTCCACCTCGGATTGACTGAGGCCGGCATGGGCTCAAGAGGGATTGTTGCATCAACTGCCGCGCTGGCGATTTTATTGCAAGCAGGAATTGGCGATACGATTCGTATCTCGCTCACGCCAGAACCTGGGGCGGCGCGCTCAAAAGAGGTGACGGTCGCCCGTGAAATTCTGCAAGCGCTGGATTTACGCGCGTTTGCGCCAGTGGTGGTAGCCTGTCCCGGGTGTGGGCGGACTACGAGCACGTTTTTCCAAACGCTTGCGGCGCAGATTCAGGAGTATTTGCATCTGAAAATGCCGCTGTGGCGCACCCGCTATCCCGGTGTTGAAAAGGTAAAAATTGCCGTCATGGGGTGTATCGTAAATGGGCCTGGCGAATCGAAGCATGCGGATATTGGGATTAGCTTGCCAGGTTCTGGCGAACACCCAGTAGCCCCGGTTTTTATTGACGGCAAAAAATCAGTAACCTTGCGCGGCGAGCGAATTGCTGAAGAGTTTCAACAAATTATCAGTGACTATATCGAGCGCCGCTTTGGCAGCGCACTCGCAGTAGGCTAA